One genomic region from Actinomycetota bacterium encodes:
- a CDS encoding methyltransferase domain-containing protein: MSPRSRRVLLGSRRLSTPTSPASSTGASPSQACSSWTCGEPVTTGVTEPRRCSRSLPRSPAHRCDGVPSVDEMEDEKAVVGHYESIREEDRIATGFGQLELVRTREILHRYLPDPPARILDIGGGTGVHASWLAEEGHSVHVVDVTPRHVENVRVELGPQGVTAELGDARELSLPDDSFDVALVFGPLYHLTDRSDRIDALREARRVVRSGGIVACAGISSFASLFDGLARRFLFDRDFRQIVERDLRDGQHRNPENRSHWFTTAFFHHPAELRAEAEEAGLTVRELLGVEGLAGWLPDLAPHWSTEEGRAVILFAAEAVEAEPSLLGLSAHLLIVTSVPQ, encoded by the coding sequence ATGTCGCCACGATCGAGGCGCGTGCTGCTCGGCTCGCGACGGCTATCGACGCCGACGTCGCCCGCCTCATCGACTGGTGCCTCGCCTTCGCAAGCATGTTCGTCCTGGACCTGTGGGGAGCCGGTGACAACTGGCGTGACCGAGCCGCGCCGTTGCTCTCGCTCGCTTCCCAGGTCCCCCGCTCATAGATGCGACGGCGTCCCTAGCGTTGACGAGATGGAGGACGAGAAGGCGGTCGTCGGGCACTACGAGAGCATTCGAGAGGAGGACCGCATCGCGACAGGCTTCGGTCAGCTCGAGCTGGTGCGGACGAGGGAGATCCTGCACCGATATCTGCCCGACCCGCCTGCGCGGATCTTGGACATAGGCGGCGGAACGGGCGTCCACGCGTCGTGGCTCGCGGAAGAGGGTCACAGTGTCCACGTCGTCGACGTCACGCCTCGACATGTGGAGAACGTTCGAGTCGAGCTTGGGCCACAGGGGGTTACCGCAGAGCTGGGTGACGCCCGAGAACTGTCACTTCCTGACGACAGCTTTGACGTCGCGCTTGTCTTCGGTCCTCTGTACCACCTCACGGACCGATCCGATCGTATCGACGCCCTCCGCGAAGCCCGACGAGTCGTCCGCTCCGGTGGCATTGTCGCGTGCGCCGGCATCAGTAGTTTCGCGTCGCTGTTCGATGGCCTTGCCCGGCGGTTCCTCTTCGACCGCGACTTCAGACAGATCGTCGAGCGAGATCTTCGAGATGGCCAGCATCGCAATCCTGAGAACCGATCGCACTGGTTCACCACGGCGTTCTTCCATCATCCGGCCGAGTTGCGAGCTGAGGCAGAAGAGGCGGGGCTGACGGTCCGGGAGCTTCTCGGTGTGGAGGGCCTCGCGGGCTGGCTGCCGGACCTCGCGCCCCATTGGTCCACGGAAGAGGGCAGAGCGGTCATCTTGTTCGCCGCCGAAGCCGTGGAGGCGGAACCATCGCTCCTCGGGCTGAGCGCACATCTCTTGATCGTCACCAGCGTCCCCCAGTGA
- a CDS encoding TIGR03086 family protein, whose protein sequence is MLDEAERPAVRDERRPSSREREMSGPAAWPSDLRPKRVHLVAPELPDWRRTYVPTPSRSIRCERRTSRSMTLRLTAQMHVVVDENSRQTTERWAMDLLPTMEKVLDRAGTVVDGVEPSELGNATPCTEWTVRDVINHVVGGATMFAECVEQGSVQDDRLGQLMGGDNLGDDYKGAFHVASDRARAAFSGQGALEKMVKLPFGEMPAGVALNIAVMDVMTHALDIAKATGQTVDDDELLETALTIGRQLITADFRKPGVFDAEQPAPPNASTADKLLAFAGRKV, encoded by the coding sequence ATGCTCGACGAAGCCGAGCGTCCAGCTGTGAGGGACGAGCGCCGACCGTCGTCGCGCGAGCGCGAAATGAGCGGCCCGGCGGCGTGGCCGTCGGATCTAAGGCCGAAACGCGTGCACCTTGTGGCGCCCGAACTGCCTGATTGGCGCCGCACGTATGTCCCGACACCGTCCCGTTCGATACGATGTGAGCGCCGTACATCACGGAGCATGACGTTGCGCTTGACGGCGCAGATGCACGTCGTCGTCGACGAGAACTCGAGACAGACAACCGAGAGGTGGGCCATGGATCTGCTACCGACTATGGAGAAGGTGCTCGACCGCGCGGGGACGGTGGTCGACGGAGTCGAGCCGAGCGAGTTGGGCAACGCAACCCCCTGCACAGAGTGGACGGTGCGCGACGTGATCAACCACGTCGTCGGCGGCGCCACCATGTTCGCCGAGTGCGTCGAGCAGGGATCGGTCCAGGACGACCGCCTCGGGCAGCTGATGGGTGGCGACAACCTTGGTGATGACTACAAGGGCGCGTTCCACGTGGCGTCCGACCGTGCGCGTGCTGCGTTCAGCGGCCAGGGTGCGCTGGAGAAGATGGTCAAGCTGCCCTTCGGTGAAATGCCGGCGGGCGTCGCACTGAACATTGCGGTGATGGACGTCATGACGCACGCGCTCGACATTGCCAAGGCGACCGGCCAGACGGTGGACGACGACGAACTGCTCGAGACTGCGCTCACGATCGGCCGCCAGTTGATCACCGCTGACTTCCGGAAGCCGGGCGTCTTCGATGCCGAGCAGCCGGCGCCGCCGAACGCGTCCACCGCCGACAAGCTCCTCGCCTTCGCAGGCAGAAAGGTGTAG
- a CDS encoding alpha/beta hydrolase: MRHRLLLPVVAVLVIVAAGCGPIWPNITPPGTAPVRYRDPIITAVTVTSDVTYGSAVNLENQTITLKLDMYQPTGDTVTSRPAIVWVHGGSFCCGSKTSSELVDEATTFSKKGYLNVSIDYRLESPGCSGSFSNCVAAIKEAAEDAQTAVRFLRSNAATYGIDPNRIAIGGSSAGAITALNVGYSSSEDPSASVRAAVSLSGAQLVVGTISPGDAPALDFHCTTDPLVSYQWALSTIDAAQAQGLDAFLEYWKETCHVPYSEHRQQILDQSRNFLWWEMDLAHAAT, translated from the coding sequence ATGCGTCATCGCCTTCTGCTGCCCGTCGTCGCTGTGCTCGTGATCGTCGCCGCCGGATGCGGGCCGATATGGCCGAACATCACGCCACCCGGCACCGCGCCCGTGCGGTACCGCGACCCGATCATCACTGCGGTCACGGTGACGAGCGACGTGACCTACGGCAGCGCGGTCAATCTCGAGAACCAGACGATCACATTGAAACTCGACATGTACCAGCCCACTGGCGACACGGTCACCAGTCGGCCCGCGATCGTGTGGGTCCACGGCGGCTCGTTCTGTTGTGGCAGTAAGACGTCGTCCGAGCTCGTCGATGAAGCGACGACGTTCTCCAAGAAGGGCTACCTGAACGTCTCGATCGACTATCGGCTCGAGTCACCGGGGTGCTCGGGATCGTTCTCGAATTGCGTGGCGGCGATCAAGGAGGCCGCAGAAGATGCCCAGACCGCCGTGCGTTTCCTCCGTAGCAACGCCGCGACATACGGCATCGACCCGAACCGCATCGCCATCGGCGGCTCGTCCGCGGGTGCGATCACCGCGCTCAACGTGGGCTATTCGTCCTCGGAGGATCCGTCGGCGAGCGTGCGAGCAGCGGTCTCGCTCTCAGGTGCGCAGCTCGTGGTCGGCACCATCTCGCCGGGCGACGCCCCGGCGCTCGACTTCCACTGCACAACCGACCCGCTCGTGTCGTACCAGTGGGCCCTGAGCACGATCGACGCCGCGCAGGCTCAAGGGCTCGACGCGTTCCTCGAGTACTGGAAGGAAACGTGCCACGTCCCATATAGCGAGCACCGTCAACAGATCCTCGACCAGTCGAGGAACTTCCTGTGGTGGGAGATGGACCTCGCTCACGCGGCCACCTGA
- a CDS encoding adenylate/guanylate cyclase domain-containing protein, which translates to MVSSIVLVLIIVVEAAALATASGLWLHQRRRAATLERKLSAAESTWASGGRATVKAVLETAALVRAKGIGGAIRSSIEELAGWAQVEQPDLRRLAARDGTVTIFFSDIEDSTALNERLGDKAWLRVLDGHDRIVRRKVNEHAGHIIKSQGDGFMIAFALPAEAMRCAIGIQTALANGDRRLRGTPIRVRIGIHAGVAVHREGDLFGRNVALAARVAAFAEGGQILVTPEVSAAVDDSTEFSFTDAGTVELKGLTGDYRIQTLRWQADPAAH; encoded by the coding sequence CTGGTGTCGTCGATCGTCCTCGTTTTGATCATCGTCGTGGAGGCCGCCGCGCTGGCGACGGCCAGCGGGCTCTGGCTGCACCAGCGGCGCAGGGCCGCGACGCTCGAGCGGAAGCTGAGCGCGGCGGAGAGCACCTGGGCTTCCGGCGGTCGAGCGACGGTCAAGGCCGTCCTCGAGACGGCAGCGCTTGTTCGCGCGAAGGGAATCGGCGGCGCGATCCGGAGCTCGATCGAAGAGCTCGCGGGTTGGGCGCAGGTCGAGCAGCCTGACCTGCGCCGCCTCGCGGCCCGCGACGGCACGGTGACGATCTTCTTCTCGGACATCGAGGACTCCACCGCGCTCAACGAGCGCCTCGGCGACAAGGCCTGGCTCCGGGTTCTGGATGGCCACGACCGGATCGTGCGGCGCAAGGTCAACGAGCACGCCGGCCACATCATCAAGTCCCAGGGCGATGGGTTCATGATCGCCTTCGCCCTCCCCGCGGAGGCGATGCGGTGCGCGATCGGGATCCAAACGGCGCTGGCCAACGGCGACCGGCGGCTGCGCGGCACCCCGATCCGGGTGCGCATCGGCATCCACGCCGGCGTGGCCGTACACCGCGAAGGTGACCTGTTCGGCCGCAACGTCGCACTGGCGGCGCGCGTCGCCGCATTCGCCGAAGGTGGCCAAATCCTCGTCACTCCAGAGGTCAGCGCAGCGGTCGATGACAGCACCGAGTTCAGCTTCACCGACGCCGGGACGGTCGAGCTGAAGGGGCTGACAGGCGACTACCGCATCCAGACATTGCGCTGGCAGGCGGATCCTGCAGCGCACTGA
- a CDS encoding aldo/keto reductase — protein MTLLPRRPLGASGFDVSVMSLGSWRTYERIPREQGVAVMCAAREAGITFLDDARYDDETGRAPTPTGWSEVVFGELFRAAGWAREEVIVANKLWWEHWPEEDANAELDGSLGRMGFDHVDLIYAVAPPPHLTMAELIEQVAGLIRSGIARAWGTCMWTVAQHLEALALCEQAGVPAPAAAQMVTSLVEHRDPDDPDMHRAFVRGPIALVASFVLAGGALTGKYLRGEHGRVDDNESPLNRAGKELAPKVVALAEQWGVPPSHVAFAYAFSHRHLASVLFGARTPEQLRENVAAYATFEALDARQLEAVRVLAN, from the coding sequence GTGACGCTTCTACCTCGCCGCCCGCTGGGTGCCTCGGGCTTCGACGTGTCGGTGATGTCGCTGGGCTCATGGAGGACGTATGAGCGCATTCCGCGAGAGCAGGGTGTCGCGGTGATGTGCGCGGCGCGGGAGGCAGGGATCACATTCCTCGATGATGCGCGCTACGACGACGAGACTGGACGGGCGCCGACGCCGACGGGGTGGTCCGAGGTCGTGTTCGGTGAGTTGTTCCGCGCCGCTGGTTGGGCGCGCGAAGAAGTCATTGTCGCGAACAAGCTGTGGTGGGAGCACTGGCCCGAGGAGGACGCGAACGCCGAGCTCGACGGCTCGCTTGGCCGCATGGGCTTCGATCACGTCGACCTCATCTACGCCGTCGCACCGCCTCCTCATCTCACGATGGCCGAGCTGATCGAGCAGGTCGCCGGGCTCATCCGGTCCGGGATCGCTCGCGCGTGGGGCACGTGCATGTGGACCGTCGCGCAGCATCTCGAAGCGCTCGCCCTCTGCGAACAGGCCGGCGTCCCTGCGCCTGCGGCGGCGCAGATGGTCACGAGTCTCGTCGAGCACCGCGATCCTGATGACCCTGACATGCATCGGGCGTTCGTGCGGGGGCCGATCGCGCTCGTTGCGAGCTTCGTGCTCGCCGGGGGCGCGCTCACCGGCAAGTACCTGCGCGGGGAGCACGGTCGGGTTGACGACAACGAATCTCCGCTCAACCGGGCAGGGAAGGAACTCGCCCCGAAGGTCGTGGCGCTCGCGGAGCAATGGGGTGTGCCACCGTCACACGTGGCCTTCGCATACGCGTTCTCGCACCGGCATCTTGCGAGCGTGCTCTTCGGCGCACGCACGCCCGAGCAGCTCAGGGAGAACGTCGCGGCGTACGCGACCTTCGAAGCACTCGACGCCAGACAGCTCGAAGCTGTACGGGTGCTCGCAAACTGA
- a CDS encoding phosphoribosyltransferase: protein MEKSPTELGRDAFLRCFEWDGGHADVWRVFNDAVAFAEVVAGMAAPWRSVDVTKVCGIESRGFILGGAVANALGVGFAAIRKQGNLFPGQKREVVSEPDYRGIRQILRIQQQSVTADDRCLLVDDWIERGSQAIAARDLIEACGGVLVGVAVIVDQLDSDRAQLPAITSIIKAAELPGE from the coding sequence ATGGAAAAGTCGCCTACCGAGCTGGGCCGCGATGCCTTCTTACGCTGCTTCGAGTGGGATGGCGGCCACGCGGATGTCTGGCGCGTCTTCAATGACGCAGTCGCCTTCGCCGAGGTAGTGGCCGGAATGGCCGCGCCATGGCGTTCCGTAGATGTCACCAAGGTCTGCGGGATCGAGTCGCGCGGCTTCATCCTCGGCGGCGCGGTAGCCAACGCGCTCGGCGTGGGCTTTGCTGCTATTCGCAAGCAAGGCAACTTGTTTCCTGGCCAGAAGCGTGAGGTTGTATCTGAGCCCGACTACCGAGGCATCCGGCAGATCTTGCGAATCCAACAGCAATCCGTCACGGCCGACGATCGATGCTTGCTCGTAGACGACTGGATCGAGCGCGGGAGTCAAGCGATCGCGGCGCGGGATCTGATCGAAGCGTGCGGAGGTGTCCTCGTCGGCGTTGCTGTCATCGTCGACCAGCTCGATAGCGATCGCGCGCAGCTCCCAGCCATCACAAGCATCATCAAAGCCGCGGAATTGCCTGGGGAGTAA
- a CDS encoding DUF664 domain-containing protein — translation MLEAWFEFHRTTLLLKCEGLDDLGRRSRPVPTSKLSLHGLVRHMAEVERNTTAMPTSSASSSMEVWAGDRTIVPRGCSTKPSVQL, via the coding sequence ATGCTCGAGGCATGGTTCGAGTTCCACCGCACCACCCTGCTTCTCAAGTGCGAAGGACTCGATGACCTCGGCCGCAGGAGCCGACCGGTGCCCACCTCCAAGCTGTCGCTCCATGGTCTGGTACGCCACATGGCAGAGGTTGAGCGCAACACAACGGCCATGCCGACCTCATCCGCGAGCTCGTCGATGGAAGTGTGGGCTGGTGATCGGACAATCGTCCCGCGGGGATGCTCGACGAAGCCGAGCGTCCAGCTGTGA
- a CDS encoding alpha/beta hydrolase: MPSSRRRRTRPPPTSSSPSQAERCSAERRGRSPPPSVSTMRYPVIFLPGIIAPATIRYGPLVERLADVDVVVRDLAVYDDDQPPGDFSIDTELVALDRAAHDAGLTKFHLYGHSGGGAVALAYAVSRGDRVQSLAVDEPASDMTAEGDAVYGWPEFDEAVLLPPAESMAAFMRLQVAEDVILPAPPAGKPPPWMAKRPAAIRAFVGALRRHRVEPAAYAGFASPVYFSRGSRTHPRWEAMQTRLAGLFPDFTGEVFEGLHHLNTSHQAEPDRVAATLVGFWERSEAGA; this comes from the coding sequence ATGCCGAGCAGCCGGCGCCGCCGAACGCGTCCACCGCCGACAAGCTCCTCGCCTTCGCAGGCAGAAAGGTGTAGCGCAGAACGCCGGGGGAGATCTCCCCCGCCAAGCGTCTCGACGATGCGCTATCCCGTCATCTTCCTGCCTGGGATCATCGCGCCGGCAACCATCCGTTATGGCCCGCTCGTAGAGCGCCTCGCCGACGTGGACGTCGTCGTCCGAGATCTCGCCGTCTACGACGATGACCAGCCACCGGGCGACTTCTCGATCGACACGGAGCTCGTTGCGCTCGACCGCGCCGCCCACGACGCGGGGTTGACAAAGTTCCACCTCTACGGTCACTCGGGTGGCGGAGCGGTCGCGCTCGCCTACGCGGTGTCGCGCGGCGATCGCGTGCAGAGCTTGGCGGTGGACGAGCCGGCGTCGGACATGACCGCGGAGGGCGACGCGGTGTACGGCTGGCCAGAGTTCGACGAAGCGGTGTTGCTCCCACCCGCCGAGTCGATGGCTGCCTTCATGCGACTGCAGGTTGCCGAGGACGTGATTCTTCCCGCGCCTCCCGCCGGGAAGCCGCCCCCGTGGATGGCGAAGCGACCGGCGGCAATCCGGGCGTTCGTGGGCGCGCTGCGTCGTCACCGTGTCGAGCCGGCCGCGTACGCGGGCTTCGCTTCGCCGGTCTACTTCAGTCGCGGGTCACGAACGCATCCCCGTTGGGAGGCGATGCAGACGCGGCTCGCTGGACTGTTCCCGGACTTCACGGGTGAAGTGTTCGAAGGACTCCACCACCTCAACACCTCGCACCAGGCCGAGCCAGATCGCGTGGCCGCAACCCTCGTGGGGTTCTGGGAGCGATCCGAAGCGGGCGCGTAG
- a CDS encoding aminoglycoside resistance protein encodes MGSPVPSVDERARRRLRARFGNEIDPWLEELPALLAALGERWGLEFGPLIPQGSMSVVIRCDTADGRSAVLKVAPDRARLGMEADALATWATPHVPVVHAVDAGVGALLMEAIEPGGMLRDASRYPAMESVAELLTSLHSHGSAGAAFPPLTHRIAYLFDSWAGQRQLHPELVELVPEDLFARGRAYAARLAAQRSPTALLHGDLTPVNVLDGGERRGLVAIDPAPCLGDPAYDAIDLLVWQAGDVATIEARAARLATAIDADVARLIDWCLAFASMFVLDLWGAGDNWRDRAAPLLSLASQVPRS; translated from the coding sequence ATGGGATCGCCAGTGCCGAGCGTCGACGAGCGAGCCCGGCGTCGGCTCAGAGCGCGTTTCGGCAACGAGATCGACCCGTGGCTGGAGGAGTTGCCGGCGCTTCTCGCAGCGCTCGGCGAGCGCTGGGGGCTGGAGTTCGGGCCGCTCATCCCCCAAGGCAGCATGTCGGTGGTCATCCGATGCGACACCGCCGATGGACGCTCCGCGGTCCTGAAGGTCGCCCCCGATCGTGCGCGCCTCGGGATGGAAGCGGATGCTCTCGCGACCTGGGCGACGCCTCATGTCCCCGTGGTTCACGCGGTCGACGCCGGCGTGGGGGCTCTGTTGATGGAGGCCATCGAGCCAGGAGGGATGCTCCGCGACGCCTCCCGGTACCCGGCAATGGAGAGCGTCGCGGAGCTCCTCACCTCACTGCACAGTCACGGTTCCGCCGGGGCGGCGTTCCCACCGCTGACGCACCGGATCGCGTATCTGTTCGACTCCTGGGCCGGGCAGCGACAGCTCCATCCCGAGCTCGTCGAGCTGGTCCCCGAGGACCTCTTCGCGCGTGGCCGCGCCTATGCGGCTCGACTCGCTGCGCAACGGTCTCCCACGGCCCTGCTCCACGGCGACCTCACGCCTGTAAACGTGCTCGACGGCGGAGAGCGCCGCGGCCTGGTCGCCATCGACCCGGCACCGTGCCTCGGTGACCCGGCGTACGACGCCATCGACCTGCTCGTATGGCAAGCAGGCGATGTCGCCACGATCGAGGCGCGTGCTGCTCGGCTCGCGACGGCTATCGACGCCGACGTCGCCCGCCTCATCGACTGGTGCCTCGCCTTCGCAAGCATGTTCGTCCTGGACCTGTGGGGAGCCGGTGACAACTGGCGTGACCGAGCCGCGCCGTTGCTCTCGCTCGCTTCCCAGGTCCCCCGCTCATAG
- a CDS encoding VOC family protein, with the protein MSQLKRVAPIFPVRDLDVALDHYNRLGFATRRYDGGGYGFAVTDDVEIHLGVVANFDEHGRASAYLFVDDADAVAARWEAAGAEVHPPQDTEWGQHEGAVVDPDGNVIRFGSPMTDRQL; encoded by the coding sequence ATGAGCCAATTGAAACGCGTCGCGCCGATCTTCCCGGTGCGCGATCTCGACGTCGCGCTGGATCACTACAACCGGCTCGGGTTCGCAACGCGGAGATACGACGGCGGCGGCTACGGGTTCGCCGTGACGGATGACGTCGAAATCCATCTTGGCGTTGTGGCGAACTTTGATGAACACGGCCGCGCGAGTGCCTATCTGTTCGTCGACGACGCCGACGCCGTCGCGGCGCGTTGGGAGGCTGCGGGAGCGGAGGTCCATCCACCCCAGGACACCGAGTGGGGACAACACGAGGGAGCGGTCGTTGATCCGGACGGAAATGTGATCCGGTTCGGTTCACCGATGACGGACAGGCAGTTGTAG